The Tripterygium wilfordii isolate XIE 37 chromosome 21, ASM1340144v1, whole genome shotgun sequence genome segment TAATTTTttaaacacattttttttttatcaaatgaagTTTAATAATCGTATGAACTATTAACTTAAATGGTTCTAACTGCAATATATGGAAGAATTGGGCAAAAGACATAAAATGATCTCTCCAATTGAGTCTTCACATTTAAAGAGTAAACAGAAAAATGAAGTGTCCATATCTTTTTTGGAGGATCCGACACAATACGTATCTCTGTTTAGAATGTAAGAGCAACTATAATGGTGACGATATATTGGGCCATGGATGAGTTTTAATGTCTCTTATGTTGGGTCATGAAAAATTTAGTGTTACAATAGAGCTACTTTGTTGGTCTGTTTTTGCTAGGCCAATCATGGGGCATGACTTTTGTTTGCCTCCATGATGACTTTCACTTGGCCACACTATTAACTACAAAGCCAAACGAAACCTAAAGTTTGGTTCATTGGGCCCCACTCATACAGATAAAAACCAAGACTGTAAATTTATATCAGTACATCAATACATGTGACATAGCATTCCCATTCCTAATCACATCACCAAAACACCTCTCAAGAAAATTTGTTGGTCACAATACCATTCCACCAATGCAACACAGGGAAGACTATGGGGGGCTTGTTTCGTGGGGCGATCccatcaaccaaacaagttgaGTGGTCcaccaatttatttttttgatttttaaaacttttttacttttattacattataattaaattgaaatcgatttaatacaaaatataatataattttcacTGCTTATGAGCTATCATTATCTAAAAGTTTCGTCAAATATCTCATAACTTATTTCACAGCTTATAAGACAGTTTTTTCACAGTTTTGAaattagcgttgaaaatcaattcaacTACTCTACTAAACAGAGCACAAGTAACGCTTCAATTCCCACCTATTAGATTTCAAGGCCTTGCAAACATTTGTGTACTATCTTTAAGCATCTCCAGGAGGATTGATTAGCTTTATCTTCAGTTCTATCTCCCCAGATTCAACTGAGCAGAGCCTTAACCAAACATTCTGCACCACCTCACCATTTACACAACTAATAGTGCTTTCCCTTGCAAGACAGTTCTCAGTGTCCGGGACAACCTTCCTTAACGTTGTCTCGCCAGAGGATACTCGTAGAATCTGCCCAAGTCTAGCTGCTGAGAGAACTGGTTGAAGGCTAAGGTGAGCATGCCCCATCTTGTCATCTGCTTTGAAACGATCTTTATCGAACACTTCCTGTAGAAAGACCAACTGGGTCATTTCATTTCCTCGTAAGAATGCAAGAAAATCCCTATGCAAAACGCTCCTTCAGAATTGTTCATGTCATGGAAAATAAATTGAAGCTTGAATTTGATgacagaaaaaagagagaaattgaaATCTACCAAACTTAGAACTCCAACAGGTTCTTTGAGGGAGAGAGTTAGCTCTTCATTCCAGACTGGATTAAGGCAACTGTTGATAACCTTAGTCTTTGCCGTCTGCCAAAAGAAGAACAAGCAAGTCAGTCATCCTTGTAAACATAAAGAGCGTCTTGCTACTGCATCCAAGTCTTTAACAGCAACAGTCATTTGGGTTGCTTGGAAGGGTGAGAAAACTAGACTTACCTGATCACCTAGCTTCATCACAACATAAGGATCGCTGCTCCTGAAATCCCGGATAACAAGATCTTTCCCTTGCGCCACCACTACTTTTAGCACCCCTATGTCCTCACCCATGGTTTTAGTTCCAAGGATCTGACGAAAAAGAAAATCTGAACAATCACACTGTCAAAACATGAATTCCATGAGCACAGTTACTGTTCTAGGAGGAAAATATCTCAGATTTTGATGTTCATAGTTAAAAAATACTCCATACCAAAGCTAGAAGAAAACcagaaataaatgaaaacaCACAGAGAAAACCAGAAGAAATAAATGAAAACACACAGAGAAAACCATTCATTCATAAAAGAGAAGACAAAATCCTCACTTCTCAGGAAAACCCAAAAGTAAAGATCAAATATTCATAAAACTTCAACGCATTgataatcaaaaagaaattcGAGTAAGAAATAAAGTATAGTCAGTTTGCAACAAATTAAGAACTCTCCGGATCTATACAAAGTCTGTTCTCTTATCTCGGCGGCTAAAGAGTAAAACATGAagatcaaattttcaaaaatgcAGCATAATCAATTCATTAAAGTACTAAACTTGATGTGAAGTCTCAGATTTTTCGTCTCATACACACATACAGACACCAACCAGAAAAATGAATAAGAAaaaaccaaatatatatatataaatattgcaaatgaagagggagagagaagctGAATACCTGTATGAGGAAGAAGGCAAGAGATGCAGAAACAAGGAAGAGCTCAAACTAGAGAGAACCCATTTCTCGATTGCTTATGTAAAAAGCCGAACAGAAGCAAACATAAAAGAGTGTGAAAGAAACCCGAAAACGAGAGAACTATCAAACCGTAAAAACTCTATTTTTAGGAACCGGCGCTTGCTTCTGTTTGTGAAAACAAGATTAACAAGAAAGATCAACAATCAGAAACACAACCAGAGGTGGACGATGCACCGGCAATTACAGGTAGAGCACACAAACATGGGATTCTTCATCGTACTTTAATGATGAGCTTCACAGCCACCTGTCCGTAAAGGGCATGGCAAATGATTCTGACACAAAAAAGGTTTATCATTTCCTCATTCACCTTTTTTGTACAGTAAACCTTGCAGCCATTAACTACCCTTTGATGCGTataaaatatatcaaaattatCCTTTGGTGCGCTTAGGTAAATCCAAAGTATTCATGTCAAACAAGCCCAcgaaaaatttatgtgtgaaCTCATGCCTCCGAAAAGAACTTATGTGTGAACTCATGCCTC includes the following:
- the LOC119989631 gene encoding protein C2-DOMAIN ABA-RELATED 11-like, whose product is MGEDIGVLKVVVAQGKDLVIRDFRSSDPYVVMKLGDQTAKTKVINSCLNPVWNEELTLSLKEPVGVLSLEVFDKDRFKADDKMGHAHLSLQPVLSAARLGQILRVSSGETTLRKVVPDTENCLARESTISCVNGEVVQNVWLRLCSVESGEIELKIKLINPPGDA